In the Acropora muricata isolate sample 2 chromosome 10, ASM3666990v1, whole genome shotgun sequence genome, one interval contains:
- the LOC136930792 gene encoding uncharacterized protein gives MNSAPSNSKRPKVAKDKVFEFVLMCFDDENDEDLKPENWRLTEENMVLRGLVTLNLEADELAVRKALCGAIQIKHPAVGCNDIVFLKANRRKLTEPVNRDEFSFKQVKSLVGQVPDMKLKDGYSFLLDNGSCDGDDVGESSQVVTQNIPDNNGVRRPVSLSPETTAVNQASGNNHLNTEVSTDNLGTATAECIRVCIERDLGNPIEILKCAQKFILQGRPLDVTSLSQPLDGETNFVCIDRYQVLKSAKEELNNIENPRLTLEVSFYGEASNGARGPRKEFFRLCLKEIRDKYFGKGLNDFIAEEYEFVGMVMALGILQNGPVPRFVPEEILQQVFSDTTPGSCIAELPKGLIKLGPYEIVKSLPLFLQLMHPNDGNQLSRKQLVFLLKPSFSEEGTNARKYENDVYAAFTKYVQESAGGRWGSITLGCILQFATGLDEEPPLGFELQPCIQFIAAPQNNKWSFIPTANTCSATLFLRNWSYDLPLPIEKELFEVYDVAFSNSYFGLA, from the coding sequence TGAAAATTGGAGGTTAACCGAAGAAAACATGGTCTTGAGAGGTCTCGTAACTCTTAATTTAGAAGCTGATGAGCTGGCCGTAAGAAAAGCCCTTTGTGGTGCAATTCAGATAAAGCATCCTGCTGTGGGATGCAACGACATTGTGTTCCTAAAGGCCAATAGGAGAAAACTTACTGAACCAGTAAACCGTGATGAGTTCTCTTTTAAACAAGTTAAATCTCTCGTGGGACAAGTGCCAGACATGAAATTGAAAGATGGTTACAGTTTTCTACTTGATAATGGTAGCTGCGATGGTGATGATGTTGGTGAAAGCAGCCAAGTAGTGACCCAAAACATTCCAGACAACAATGGTGTGAGAAGACCTGTATCCCTCTCCCCAGAGACAActgcagtcaaccaggcaagtggCAATAATCATCTGAATACTGAAGTGAGTACTGATAATCTAGGAACAGCTACAGCAGAATGTATAAGAGTTTGCATAGAAAGAGATCTGGGCAATCCCATTGAGATACTCAAGTGTGCTCAGAAGTTCATCTTGCAGGGTCGTCCCTTGGATGTGACCTCTCTTTCACAGCCACTTGATGGTGAAACTAATTTTGTGTGTATTGACCGGTACCAGGTTTTAAAATCAGCTAAAGAAGAACTTAATAACATTGAAAATCCAAGGCTCACTCTTGAGGTCTCGTTCTATGGAGAAGCTTCCAATGGTGCAAGGGGTCCCAGGAAAGAATTTTTTCGTCTGTGCCTGAAAGAAATAAGGGACAAGTATTTTGGCAAGGGACTGAATGACTTCATTGCAGAAGAATATGAGTTTGTGGGAATGGTTATGGCCTTGGGCATTCTACAAAATGGGCCAGTACCCCGGTTTGTACCTGAAGAAATTCTCCAACAAGTGTTCTCAGACACTACTCCAGGCTCTTGCATTGCAGAGCTTCCAAAGGGATTAATAAAACTTGGGCCTTATGAAATTGTCAAAAGTCTTCCATTGTTTCTTCAGCTTATGCACCCAAATGATGGCAACCAACTCTCCAGAAAACAGCTGGTTTTTCTTCTCAAACCATCATTCTCTGAGGAAGGAACAAATGCACGAAAGTATGAAAATGATGTTTATGCTGCATTCACAAAGTATGTGCAAGAAAGTGCAGGTGGTAGATGGGGTTCAATCACCCTTGGCTGCATTTTACAGTTTGCAACTGGGCTGGATGAAGAACCACCTCTTGGGTTTGAATTACAACCTTGCATTCAGTTTATTGCTGCCCCTCAAAATAATAAATGGTCCTTTATTCCAACAGCTAATACATGTAGTGCAACTTTGTTTCTACGTAACTGGTCTTATGACCTTCCTTTGCCAATTGAAAAGGAGCTATTTGAAGTTTATGATGTTGCCTTTTCTAACAGCTACTTTGGACTTGCGTAA